The Bubalus bubalis isolate 160015118507 breed Murrah chromosome 2, NDDB_SH_1, whole genome shotgun sequence genome includes the window gcccctgtggggCACGCCGCCTGGCTGCCCTGCTGGTCACTCACCGCCGTACAGAAGTAGCCACAGCCGGGGCAGCAGTGATGTTTGACCATGCGCGCACGGTGGGTCTCACAGAGCACCATCAGGGCCACACGGCTGGACGGTCTCATTGTCTCCCGCTTGAGGATGGCAGCATTGCAGCCGGACAGCTGTGGGCGGTGAGGCCGGGTGACAAGAGGTGAGGCTGGGCTCCGGGGCCAGCTGCCCTGGCATCTCGCCGGCCAGTCCCCGGGCCCACCTCTCCGTCCACGCTCTCTGTGGCCATGCACTTGTGCCCTGCTCTCTCGCTGATGCGGTCTATCTTGGGGGCCTCCATGCGGCAGCTGCAGAGGGGCAGCTCCTCAAACCCGCGCTCTGTCTCCAGCGAAGATGTGTCATTGGACACCCCTTGGATAGAGGGAGCAGGGAGCTGAGGGAGGCCCAGCCCCTCACCCACCAGGACCCCTCATGGAGCCTCTCACCCCCACCCTGACTTTTCCTCCATGCTCCCGAACCCCCAAAGTCTGGTCATGGACACCCCAGCTCCAGTGGggtccccctcctccccattcccACTGGCCCTGAGGGCACCCCTAGTGGCTCCCTATCCCGGCAATCGGCAATTGGCAATTACCAGCGTGGTTGGGAGAGAGGGTCCCCTCGCTGGGCAGCTCCAGAGACCCCAGAGGGACCTCCATGTACTCACTGGGGCCTGAGGAGCCCACACCATTCACTcctgacacagagacagagagagtgagagtgCGAGCTCACAGGTGCCTGGACGCGGGGGTGCATGCGGAGCATGGGTGTGCATGCACGCTCTCTGGGGGCCGGGAGGGGGCTGAAGGAGGGGACCCCAAAGCAGAGGAGCCTTCTCACCTCGTGGCTCCTTGGCCCTCGGAGGCTCTCGTTTCCGCCGTTTCCGTGATGGCTTCACCCACGGGCTGTCCTTCCGCCATTTCTTCTTGGCTTTGCGGCGGCCGCTGGAACCactctggggaggaggaggaggagcattAGGGTGGCAGGTGGCCCCCAGCCCGTAACCCCCCTCCTTGGAGGACTCAGACTTCTGGTCCTGCAGTCTCCACTACTCCGGGGCTGCTGGCTTCCAACCCTACCCTGTCAGACTGATTGCCAGActcttcatcttcctcttcttcttcctcctcctcctcctcctcttcttcttcctcctcttcctcctcctcttcttcctcttcctcactcAGTTGTTCAGCCAGAGCTTCAACCTCAGACTGGAAGAGAGGTAAAGCTGTGCCCTCCCCAGGCCACAGCTCGCTCTTGGGGAGAACTTGGGAGAGAGGCAGGGTAGGACACATACAACCCCTGGGACTCAGAGAAGGAGGTGTGATCAAGAAAACCATAAATCCCCAAGGATGGTTCCCTGGTGAAGATGACTGTggacaggagaggaaggaaaggctgGGTACAAAGAGGGGGTATGGCGTGTTATACAGCAATGAAAAATACAGTGCTATGGTGACATGCAAAACTGTGATGATCTTGGCAACATAACagtaaggaggggaaaaaaaaaaaaagcagttccaGGTAACAAATGTATAGTATGATACTCTATGAAGTTCATAAACAGGCGAGACTGAAAACACTACATGAAAAGCTAATCAGAAATGCTATAATGAAATCAGTGATATCGTCTGAATCCACTGATTTTAACTTCACTAATAAAAGACCAAATGTCCAACACCTGATGATACAACAAGACGCACCTGCTATCAAGTCTTaccaaactaaaaagaaaaataacaggccTCTGAGGCTGAGCACACTTCTGGATCTATGAGTTTACAAGAAGAAACAATGGACAGAGAATTACATGTCCCCACCCGATCAGCCGACTCCTAAGTGTGAAGAATTCTGCAGGACAACCGACTTGGTTCCTTTAACAaatgaatggcaaaaaaaaaaaaaaaaagttatttttttagaaGGCAGGGAACCTATATACCAAGAGAGACCTAAGACAAATAATCAGATCAATGTGTGGAACTCATTTGAAACTTGACAAACAAAAACCCATTCATGAAACAACTTAGAAAATGCGAAGGCTAATTGGTAGCAAGGCGATGGgattaaataatcattttttgggacttccctggaggtccagtggttagctctccatgcttcccctgcaggaagcatgggttctatctctggctggggaactaagatccctgtaAGCCACATGATTctgccaaaaaaacccaaaaacatcTGTAAAtcttttgaaaacagaaagaggTCTAATGTTTAGAGAgacttatggaaatgtttttagaTGAAATGGTGCCTGGCTATTTGCTTTGAACCAATCCAGTAGGTATGGGTATTAGGGGAGGAAGAGATGAGTCAAGCAAGATCCACTGTGTATTGCTAATCCTTCGAGCTGGGTGATGGCCACCTGGGGGCTCACTAttctattttttgtgtgtatctgaAAGATTccatgagaaaacaaacaaaaagtaaaaggGGCAAGACTAAGCATTATGTTGCATGGGCAAACACACATGTGAAACAAACcaaacaagaaacaaaggaataaacaacaaataaaccaTAAAATGGGATGTTACACCCCAAGTCCAGGGTGGTGATTATCACTGGAGAGGGACAAGGGGATGGTATGGGGTAGAGCACACAATGGAAATAAGTTATAGATAGTACGGGGCAGTGAACTAGTgggtgttcagagaaggcaagagAGGAAAAAGTGGGGCAGGAAAGACTGGAGAATGAGCCCTGGATGCGGGGGGAGCGTGGCTGGGAGGGTGGCCGGCTCCCTCTCACCTTGCTGTCAGAGTCCACCCGCTCATCCACAGAGTAGGAATCATAGTAGAGGCTGAAGTCATCCCCTACCACCGTTTCCCACTCCTCCAGGGACCCGGGGTCCCCCTTCTCCAGGGTCACTTCTCCCGAACTCCGCGTAGAAGCCAACTCTTCTGACTAGAAAAAGATTGAAGAAACATTGACGCTGCTGGCACTCACTCACCAACCCACTTCCCGTGAGGGTAAGATGGAACCCCAGCTCTGGGGCTGCCTCAGAGCAGCCCTCAGGGGGAGAGGCCCTGTTCCCAGCCCCTCCTGGCTCACCAAGCCACCTCCTGAGTTCAGCTTCCTCCTTTTGGCCACATCtggaagaagagacagagagagaaacgAGTGAGACCGGCACTCTAAGCCCTTAGCACAGGCCATAGCAAGCCACAGGTAGGTGGGGGATGGGACTGACCTGAGGTCACCTTCCCCAGCGAGTGCACGTCATCACTCATGCGGAAATGCTGCACTTCAGGGGGCCGCTTCTCAgggactgggggctgggggccgaGAGGGAGCACACTTAGGGTCAGGGAGCATCTAAGGTTCTGTCTGGATGAGCTGAGAGCCccaggttggggtggggtggtgagCCACACCCTCAGAAACGCCATCCAAAGTTCTCTGGCAATAAGAACCACGTCAGGCCATATTCCCCTTCTAACACTCAACCCTTCATACACACAGAAGCAGGCCCCTTGCCCCCTCCTTTCCACTTGGAAAAACACAAATTCAGGCCTTGATCAAGGCTACGCAAAGCAAACCCGGAACAACATGATATCCAGATCCCTAAAAACACTGTCATAAAGCTTCTGAGATTCTGGGGCTCTTGTCACTTCCCTTGTCTCCTTCTCAGTAGAGATTCACAGTAAAACCTTTAAAACAGCAGGGACAGTTTCAAAGAAGGTAGGGAGACGTTCCCTTGGGGCTTGCTTCCACGTAGAACAGGAAAGGCGGTTTGAAGTCTCCATAGTAGTTGTCACAAGAGTAATTAAGACATTGACGACATAACTAACTTTTCAACATTTGTATCTTCTACTCTCCTCTCTCTAAGAGCACAATCCCCAGGAAGACAGGTATCTGGTATGCTCATAGATTAAGCCCCAGTAAAGAATGTGACATACAGTAGCCCCTTGGTAAATATGTGAAGCAGTCACATACTGGATAAGAAAAGGCCTGAAGCTAAACTGTAAAACAGCAGCCCACGGGGGTTTATGGTTAATTATCCTGTTTCTCCCACTCCCACAGCCATCCCCCTAAGCCTCACCTGTCCATTTCCTGGTTTGGACATGGTTTTCCTGGCTCGATGAACCTTGGGCTGCCCCTCTGGGCTGGCTGTGGCCGGAGGGGGTTCAGGCCCTGCTGCTGGCGCCCCCTGGGCGCCCGGCATACTCAGCAGCCTCATAGCCAAACTCTGAACTGATGGGGGTGATTTTCCGGCCCCTGTCATTGACATCTTGGCTCGGCTGGGACAGGCACCCCCCTTGCTGGGGGAAGACGGGAACGACTTTGTGGCATGGCCTGGAAAacacaggcaggcaggcaagAGACAAGATAAGAGAGAAGGCAGAGTCAGAAGttaccccacctcacccctccccAGACTCCCCCGGCCTCTCACCCAGCAGGATGCGACCCCCATGGAGGTCCCCATCTCCCTCGAGATTTTCGGGTTCATCCCCAATGAGTGGTGTGGCCCCTACAGGGGTGTCAGCCCCCTCATCGCCGACAGTGACCGTGACAGAGGCTGGGGATGAGGGGCCAGCAGTCTCCAGGGAATCGGGGTTGGTCTTGGGCAGGGTCTCCTCACTACGAGGGGTGTCCCCCAAAGAGCCATGAACTGTAACGGAAGAGAAAAAGTCCAGGGCTAAGGGCTCACGAGATCATGTGTTGTGGGGGAGGTGAAGGTCCAACAGGGCCCGTTTCTGCTCCACTCACCTCTCTCGGTGGCTCCTCTGGgctccttctccagcaccagcgCCCCCATCTCAGCGGGGGCCTCCCCCTGGGAGGGGACACAAGGGATAGGAGGGCTGGTCAGTCCAGTAGGAAGTTGGGGGGCCCAGGACGCCTGGGCCCTGGGTAGAGAGAGCAGGCTCCGGGGCCTACCTCTTCCTCTATGGGCTCCCCCCCTTCCGCGGCCTCGGCTGCCCGGAGGGGCCGCACGACCCCTCCCCCGGGCCCGCATCAGCCCCCTCCCTCTCGGCAGACCCCGCATCTCAGGGACCgagaagagaggagggggagggggcggggcctctgcgccccggccccgccccctcctcccggcTGCACGCGCCGCTCCCCCTTTGTCCCCCAGGCCGCGGGGACCCCGGGCACCAACCCCTCCAGCGCCCGCTGCCCCCCAGCCCGGTGGACGGCCCCTCGTGCCCCTCGCGCGTGCTCCTGGGGCCCCGGCGCCCGCCGCCCACTCGGGGGCAGCCGGCGGCTGCACGCGCGCCTCCGTGcccactccccccacctcccaccccctggTCCCCTCATCCGCCCCCGGTGCTGGCCCTCCGGATTGCTGCAAGTCTCGCTCGGGCCCCCCGGCCCCGTTGCACCCCCGGAGCATTGCACGGGCGCGCGCTTCCCCCGGGCGCGCGCGCGGGCATGCACccgcctctccccctccccttccgcACCTCGGCGGCCGCCGCCGCTGcagctcccgccgccgccgccatcgCCGCTTGCGCGGGGGGCCGAGCCGGCGCGCGGCCGCCCCGGGTCACGTGGGTTGGGAGGGCGGGCTGAGAGGAGCCTTAAAGGAGCCACTACGCGCTTTCTGGCCATTTTTCCCCCGAGAGCGGCCTCGGAGATGGCAGTTCCTGTCCTAAACTGGGAGCGGCAGGGGAGAATTGCTGCCCTTCCTGGCCTCACTCAGCTGGGAACCGAAGGCGAGGCACGCCTGGGTCCAGGTGTGGCTTCTCCATCTCCCACCTGGCTTTAGGTAATTAGCGGGGCGTCTGAGCCTTCCGGCTCTCGGCAGTCTGTATATTCAATCCTACCCGCGTGTGCTTCTCCCGCTTCTGGTTGCTTTCTAGTTTTCTGGGTCATTGGACTGAAGCCTGGGCCTCTTAGCCTCGCTTCTCTAACGAGCAGGAAGGGGGCGATGGGGACGCGCGGAGGACACCTTTAGCCTTAGCTGGTCCTAGCATGCGGCTTCAGTGTACCCTGGAGCAGCGACCCCTTTTGAAAACCTGGGGCTGAATGTCTCTCCCGTTTAAGCCAGACATGTTAAGCCACCACGTGCACTAGGGATCCAGGTAAGCCCCCAGAGGCCCGAGTCTTTACTATCTGCAGACACTAAAGTAACATTTTTTTGCCAAACACTTCACAAGCATACCAGGCACTACGTGGGTCATAGCCCAGCCAGTAGTGGAAGTACGAATGGTATTACTTCGAGGCACAGAACTTTGATAGCAGTATTTAGGGTACCATCTCTTTAGGTATTACATCTGGTCAAAGTTTGGAAAATATCTGTACTTGCAATATTCGATACAGGCAAATGGTTAGGATATAGGGCACCTGAGGCCAATTCAAGGCCTTCTGGGAACTGTAGTTCTTTTTGGTGAAGAACCGTTTCAGAGCTTTCTGGGAATTGTAGTCTTCTCCATACCAGAATCCAAAGAGTGGTTTTTAGCTTTCTCCAGGACATAAGCCCTTTCCCCAGACCAAACGCCCAAACACAGGCTTCTGCTTACAATTTATGGGCACAATGATCACAACTATAGCTCATCCCTAGCAGTCATACCCAACTCCTCAACTGGAGCAGGTTATCTGTTAATACCTCTGCCAAAAAAATCACTGAACACTTGTGCTGTGAGCTGATAGATGTTGAGGATGCAGAACTGGGAGGGTCTCTGGCTAGAGGAGCCCACCTGTCACATTTCCCTTCCCCTGTCAAGGCTCCTTTAGGCATGAGACCTGCATGAGTTGTGACCTCTGAGTACTTAGCAAATGacatcagagggtgagatggtctAAGGTCGGATAGTCATTTAGACACAGTTGCCAGAcagagtataaagaaaaaaaaggttttttttttttttttattttgtggaaaaCAAAAGCCGAAAAACTAAAACCCCAAACTCcagaaaaaatcctaaaaaatacgttttgttttcttaaaaaatactgtataagTCTCTACTACTCTCCCTCCCCCCAACAGCCCGTCTTGTGTACTCTCATCTAAGTgccctacccccccacccccaccatttgTAGTTCTTGCTGTTGTACCCCACTTCCCAGTATCTACCCAGGCTGCTCACCCCCATATTCTCTTACCTGCCATCTTATTTTGTTCTCCCTAGAATTTTGGTGAGCCTTGTACCCATCCCATTTCCCCAGCATGCAAGAACTgtctccccttcccttctccagaattcAGTCATCCTTTCCCCCTACCACTCCCTCTCCCAAGGATCTATTCCAAGCAGGAGCAGGTAAGCTGCCTCCTGCCAgattccctcccacttcccaccccccctcccccatcaaGAAATGTCAGAACCTCTTCTTGGGCAGCCTTAGCTAGGAATAAAACATTTTGCAATCTTTTTCCCCCGCCTCATTCCATAAGCCCTTTTCCCTCCCTCCACATATCCATGCACCTCTAAGAGAAGAAACTTTCTCTGGGACCCCCTATTCCCTTGGCCTTTTCAAAGaactctccctctctccatcctttCCTTCTGAAGAGGCAGGGTCTTCTCTCCAAGGAATCTTCGGCCCCTTGCTGTGTGTCTGCTCAGGCTCCCACTGTACCTGCCTGCCcccgacccccccacccccctattctcctggaccagggagaCCCTCCCCACTTCGCCCAGGGCCCCGGCGCCCGCCTCGCTAGCGGATGAGGACATTGATCTCAGCCACACTAGCCTCCAGCACGTTCTCGGCTGTGGTCTTGCCGTGCTGCTCCTTGAGGTGCCGCCTAATGGCCGGCTTGTGAGCGAAGCGCACGTCGCAGTAGGAGCAGCGATAGGGCCTCGCTCCCGAGTGGAGGTTGAGGTGATCGTGCAGCGTGGACTTCTGCGTGAAGCACTTGCCGCAGATGCCACACGAGTGCGACTTGACGCCGCGGTGCACGTTCATGTGGCGGTTGAGGTTGCTGCTGTGGTTGAACTGCTTGCCGCAGCGCGGGCACATGAAGATGAAGTGCTGCGCCCGCATGTGGAAGACCAGCTTCTCCACACCCTGGAACACTTCCGGGCACTTGGTGCACTTGATGTTCTTTAGGGGATTTCCGCTGGAAAAGCCTCCGGGCAGGGGTCCCCggccgccccctgcccccaggctgccccccgccccccgggcAGCCATGGCCACCGCTGCTGCCTCCACGAGGCCTGAGGTGGCCCCCACACTGGCCCGGCCTCCAGGGATCAAGAGCAGACCCTCCCCTTCCGCGTCCTCAGACAGACTGTAGCAGGCTTTCACCACGCCCTGCGGTGGGGCCACAGTGCTGGGAGGCACGCTGCTCTGGGCCAGCTCCCCAAGGTGGCTGCCCACAGAGCCTCCAATGCCCAGACCTCCTCCCAGGCCCCCGGGAGGTTTGAGCCGGTGTGCCACCTCCAGGGCTGATTCCACCTTGACGATGCAGATGTCAGACACATCCTCGTCCTCGTCCTCATCCTCTTCCTCAGCCTTCAGCTCCAGGTCCTCATCCAGAGGGAACTCCAGCTTCACAGGCCGCAGGAGTGGAggggggagagggggcgggggtgggggtttgGGGGCTGGTTTTGGGGTCCTGGCAGGAGGGAGCAGGGATTTGGTGGCACTGACACTGCTCACAAGGCTGGCATCGCTGACCCCATCCTCTTTGAGGCCTATTTTGGGCTCGATAAATTGGCTGAGGGCGTTCCGGCATTTCTCCACCACGTGCTCCATCTGCAGGTAGGACGCGGCCGTCAGGTAGTTAACGATATCCCTGACGGCGAATTCCAGGGCGCCCGTATAGCAAGAAAGGAGCAGGTCAGCCACTATGCGTGCACTGTGCATCAGTGAGACCTGCAGCTCAGAGCTGGGATTCAGCAGGAACTGGTCCCGCAGGAACGGCGAGCAGGCGGCCAAGATGACCTTGTGGCCACGGAACTTGAGGCTGTCAGCCACAATGGTCACGTCGCAGAACCGCTCCTCTGCGCGGAGCTGGTTCATGTTCCGCAGCGTAGCGGCCTCGTGGCCAGGCAGCTGGAAGCGCAGGACTTCCACCCCAGAGGCCATTGTGGCTGGGGGTGGGCAACCCTGGTTGGGAAGGAAACCGGTCAGAGACAAAGGTCTCTGGCTTTGCTAAGCCAAGGCTCCAGGCCTTGCACTCCCATTCTTGGCAGGGCCCCCCAGCATCAGATCACCCAGTCTTCAAGCCtcttcctcagtttccccagccccCGGGGAGGCGCTGTCCCTTCGGGAGAAGGGAGGCGTGGTTCCCGGGGGCGGGGCAGCGGCGTCCACACCCCCCAGCCCTACCGCCCGCGGTGATGGGGCGAGCCCGCGCCCGCAGGGGAAGGTCGGCAGAAGCGGGAGCAGAGGCCTGGGGTTCTGGGTGGCCCGGGTTGCAGCCTCTTCTCACCCCGCCCCTTTTACCCGCTGCCCCATTCCTTCACCGCCCCCTTGCACGTTTGCACGCGCTTTTCACGTCCTCCCACCCTGCCTGCACGCACCGTGCACGCCCCCCCCACGTTGAGAACTCCGTggcacgccccccccccccgccccacgaCCCTGAGTGCACGCGCCGCTCACCTGGCTGGGTTCCGCgcgctgtttttttccccccctatttcccccaccccccccggGGCCGACTGCGCCCCCACACACGGGCAGGGCCTGGGCAGCGCGCAGGCGCGCACGGGGCGCGCGCGCGGGGCCGGCTCCGCGTGGGCGtaaggggggaggggtgggggcggctCGTGCAGTGTGTTCCAGGCCCCGCGCGCGGCGGCGTCGTCGAGAACtcggggaggaggaagaggggagggaattAAAGGAGCAGGATTCCCCCTTTCCCGACCCCCCTTTCTTCACCAGCTCCCCCCACACGGTTAAAGGGCCGGACAGCCTGGCCTCTCCTTTGGCCGGTATTATTTGTCCGCCAGAGCGGAAATACGTTCCGCACCCCCCTCTTTCTGGCTCCCCCTCCTCTGTGCCTCCGGGCCCCGTGGCCCGTCTGCGCGTGCGTGCCAAATGCCGCGCGGAGGCCCGCTCGCTGGGGCccgccctccccactcccagcagCCGGCCGCGCAGCTTGCTTCTCGCCCCGCAACGTGCACTCCCCGCCCTCTGCTCTCCCCGCCTGCCTGGCTCCCCGCGGGGGCGCTGCCACCTGCTCACGCGGGCGTTTCTTCTCTGACCCAGCTGCGTGAAGCGGAGCCAGAGTTGCAGCCACGGCCCCTCCTGGGGTCCCAGACCGCCCCGTGGCTACCGAGATGTTGGTGGTTGTTGGTTGCCTACGCCTGCATCCCCTGTTGATTCTGTTGATACTTCCTCTAGCCACGCTTTCAGATTTTTGCAACTCTTCTGAAGCTGGTAAACACCTCAGCACTCCTGgcctaaaagatatttttaactttatacaaGACCAGACAATCCTCCACTTCCTCTCCTCTGTCTCAAAATCTTATGAAATCACAAccatccttcccttccctccagtCTCAGAATCGATCCTAACTTCTTGCCAAGGCAAACGCCCTCGTAAGGTCGACGACCTTACCCATTTCACCCCCTACAATATAATAGACCTAGTACTAATTCTTCTAATTATGTGAAGATGTAGTTTAGTAGAACAAGTGTCCATCCTACCC containing:
- the ZBTB12 gene encoding zinc finger and BTB domain-containing protein 12, giving the protein MASGVEVLRFQLPGHEAATLRNMNQLRAEERFCDVTIVADSLKFRGHKVILAACSPFLRDQFLLNPSSELQVSLMHSARIVADLLLSCYTGALEFAVRDIVNYLTAASYLQMEHVVEKCRNALSQFIEPKIGLKEDGVSDASLVSSVSATKSLLPPARTPKPAPKPPPPPPLPPPLLRPVKLEFPLDEDLELKAEEEDEDEDEDVSDICIVKVESALEVAHRLKPPGGLGGGLGIGGSVGSHLGELAQSSVPPSTVAPPQGVVKACYSLSEDAEGEGLLLIPGGRASVGATSGLVEAAAVAMAARGAGGSLGAGGGRGPLPGGFSSGNPLKNIKCTKCPEVFQGVEKLVFHMRAQHFIFMCPRCGKQFNHSSNLNRHMNVHRGVKSHSCGICGKCFTQKSTLHDHLNLHSGARPYRCSYCDVRFAHKPAIRRHLKEQHGKTTAENVLEASVAEINVLIR